One segment of Pontibacter akesuensis DNA contains the following:
- a CDS encoding TPM domain-containing protein, producing MKQLSLFLYLCLLSLTAFAQNSDFPAKSNRLVNDYADMLTPQEEQALEQKLVNYSDTTSSQIAVVLMKSIGGYDINQYAAELGELWGVGSGKYDNGLVILVAQEERKVAIQTGYGLEAYIPDALAKRITERTLKPAFAEGRFYEGLDRATTLVFELASGAYEGDLNAQGGEGESGPSIFFIIIIVILMLILFSKMGGGGGRGGRRYSRTFGGPVIIPGGFGTFSSGGGMFGGGGGGGGFGGFGGGGFGGGGASSSW from the coding sequence ATGAAGCAACTATCCCTATTCCTATACCTTTGCCTCTTAAGCCTCACTGCCTTCGCGCAGAACAGTGATTTTCCGGCCAAGTCGAACCGCCTGGTCAACGACTATGCCGATATGCTTACACCGCAGGAGGAGCAGGCCCTGGAACAGAAACTAGTAAATTACTCTGATACCACTTCCAGCCAGATAGCGGTGGTGCTCATGAAATCTATTGGCGGCTACGACATCAACCAGTATGCCGCCGAACTGGGTGAGCTTTGGGGTGTTGGCTCCGGCAAGTATGACAACGGCCTCGTTATACTTGTGGCCCAGGAAGAGCGGAAGGTTGCCATCCAAACCGGCTACGGACTGGAGGCATATATTCCGGACGCCCTGGCCAAGCGCATCACCGAGCGCACCTTGAAACCAGCCTTTGCAGAGGGCAGATTTTACGAGGGCCTGGACCGGGCAACCACCTTGGTTTTTGAACTTGCCAGCGGCGCATACGAGGGAGACCTTAATGCGCAGGGAGGCGAAGGAGAATCAGGCCCTTCCATCTTCTTCATTATCATTATTGTTATTCTGATGTTGATCCTGTTCTCAAAGATGGGGGGCGGCGGAGGCCGTGGCGGCAGGCGCTACTCTCGTACCTTTGGAGGACCAGTGATTATTCCCGGCGGCTTCGGCACGTTCAGCTCAGGCGGCGGCATGTTCGGCGGCGGTGGGGGTGGGGGCGGCTTCGGTGGGTTTGGCGGCGGAGGCTTCGGCGGAGGCGGTGCCAGCAGCAGTTGGTAA
- a CDS encoding acyl-[acyl-carrier-protein] thioesterase — MKSTGGTSQFTVRSNEIDYRGQATLPALVSYMHEAAWENTRDIGMSMYDLLEHGLTWVLQRMRIEIFRYPTHDDKLTVETWASGRERVYMHRDFRIYTSERELLGQATSVWLVMDMVKRQLVSVPDFIVNMELVQLREPLPFAKGKLPQLQEAQHEQQIPVRWHDIDLNRHVTNTRYLQWALDTLPLEVLEQKQLQEIDIIFKAESILGDTVVSATAPDAVDANLYLHRLTSQESDKELVQAKTVWRELKS, encoded by the coding sequence ATGAAATCAACGGGAGGGACCAGCCAGTTTACGGTACGCTCAAACGAAATAGATTACCGGGGGCAGGCTACTTTGCCGGCGCTCGTGAGTTACATGCACGAGGCGGCATGGGAAAATACCAGAGACATCGGCATGTCAATGTATGACCTGCTGGAGCACGGGCTGACGTGGGTGCTGCAGCGGATGCGCATTGAAATATTCCGATACCCCACACACGACGACAAACTGACGGTGGAAACATGGGCCTCTGGCCGTGAGCGTGTATACATGCACCGCGACTTCCGAATCTATACTTCGGAGCGCGAGCTGTTGGGCCAGGCAACCAGCGTATGGTTGGTGATGGACATGGTGAAGCGCCAACTGGTATCGGTGCCGGATTTTATTGTGAACATGGAGCTTGTGCAGCTGCGGGAGCCCCTGCCTTTTGCCAAAGGAAAGCTGCCACAGTTGCAGGAGGCACAGCATGAGCAGCAAATCCCCGTCCGCTGGCACGACATCGACCTGAACCGCCACGTAACCAACACCCGTTACCTGCAATGGGCCTTGGACACGCTCCCGTTGGAGGTGCTGGAGCAAAAGCAACTACAGGAGATAGACATCATCTTTAAAGCGGAAAGTATATTGGGCGACACTGTGGTATCGGCTACCGCGCCCGATGCAGTTGATGCAAATTTATACTTGCACCGCCTCACCAGCCAGGAAAGCGATAAGGAACTGGTGCAGGCCAAAACGGTGTGGCGGGAGTTAAAAAGTTAA
- a CDS encoding GNAT family N-acetyltransferase produces the protein MIKKTTDIEMVEIRRGTIDDLPQVHALIKELAEFERAPQEVTTTIYEMERDGFGENPIFKFFVAEGENGIVGIALYYTAYSTWKGRTLYLEDLVVTEFMRRTGVGRKLFNAVAQEAKETGAKRFRWQVLDWNEPAIAFYKKIGAELSSEWLTCTLTEEQIQQYAG, from the coding sequence ATGATCAAAAAGACAACAGATATTGAAATGGTAGAGATAAGAAGAGGAACGATAGATGACCTGCCCCAGGTGCATGCGCTGATCAAAGAATTGGCAGAGTTTGAGCGGGCGCCGCAGGAGGTAACCACCACCATCTACGAGATGGAGCGCGATGGTTTCGGCGAGAATCCGATCTTCAAGTTCTTTGTGGCTGAAGGGGAGAACGGGATTGTGGGCATCGCGCTATACTACACGGCTTATTCCACGTGGAAAGGCCGCACTCTATACTTAGAGGACCTAGTGGTAACGGAGTTTATGCGCCGCACCGGTGTCGGACGCAAGCTCTTTAACGCGGTAGCCCAGGAAGCGAAGGAAACAGGTGCCAAACGCTTCAGGTGGCAGGTGCTGGATTGGAATGAACCGGCCATTGCCTTCTACAAAAAGATTGGAGCCGAACTGAGCAGCGAATGGCTGACCTGCACCTTGACCGAAGAGCAAATACAGCAGTACGCTGGTTAG
- a CDS encoding LemA family protein: MKKLFFYLIGFVILASQSSCGYNTMVTKDEQVEAQWANVQNVYQRRADLVPNLVNTVKGAANFEQETLTRVIEARAKATSVNISPDNLTPENIQKFQAAQGELSGALSRLLVSVERYPELKANQNFLELQAQLEGTENRIAVERRKFNETVQDYNSYIRSFPRNFIAGWFDFEKKGYFEAEAGAQTAPTVEF; the protein is encoded by the coding sequence ATGAAAAAGCTATTTTTCTACCTTATCGGCTTCGTGATTCTGGCGTCTCAGTCATCTTGCGGTTACAACACCATGGTAACCAAAGACGAGCAGGTAGAGGCGCAATGGGCCAACGTGCAGAACGTGTACCAGCGCCGCGCTGACCTGGTGCCAAACCTGGTAAATACCGTAAAGGGCGCCGCCAACTTTGAGCAGGAAACTTTGACACGTGTGATCGAGGCGCGCGCCAAGGCCACCAGTGTCAACATCAGCCCGGATAACCTGACGCCGGAGAACATCCAAAAGTTTCAGGCAGCACAGGGCGAGTTATCCGGTGCCTTGAGCCGCCTGCTGGTATCGGTGGAGCGCTACCCGGAGCTCAAGGCAAACCAGAACTTCCTGGAGCTGCAGGCCCAGTTGGAGGGCACAGAAAACCGCATTGCCGTGGAGCGGCGTAAATTCAATGAGACGGTGCAGGATTACAACTCCTACATCCGCTCGTTTCCGCGCAACTTCATAGCCGGCTGGTTCGACTTTGAAAAGAAGGGCTACTTTGAGGCGGAAGCAGGAGCACAAACAGCCCCTACGGTAGAGTTCTAA
- a CDS encoding YdeI/OmpD-associated family protein, giving the protein MVDLGKKLQIKAGQKLLLRNAPEQVAQTLTQEGYTPVRHEKDAALPAAGYGAALAFATHAAELAELVAQVLPLLQPQGIFWVAYPKKTSGVKTDLTRDKGWRVLAEQGYEAVRQIAVDEVWSAVRFRQQSERKEASTFGVDMPGIDRKTKTVAIPDDLRAALQEVELLKNFERLAFTHRKEYVVAVLEAKRPETRASRVAKAVEGVAKLAAKQV; this is encoded by the coding sequence ATGGTAGACCTCGGAAAAAAGCTGCAGATAAAAGCAGGGCAGAAACTGCTGCTTCGGAATGCGCCGGAGCAGGTAGCGCAAACCCTCACGCAAGAAGGCTACACGCCGGTACGGCATGAAAAGGATGCAGCATTGCCTGCTGCTGGCTACGGTGCTGCGTTGGCCTTTGCAACACATGCCGCTGAACTGGCTGAGCTGGTGGCGCAGGTACTGCCGTTGCTGCAGCCGCAGGGAATCTTCTGGGTGGCTTATCCTAAGAAAACATCCGGAGTAAAAACAGACCTGACGCGCGACAAAGGCTGGAGAGTGCTGGCGGAGCAGGGATACGAGGCGGTGCGGCAAATAGCGGTGGACGAGGTGTGGTCAGCGGTGCGTTTCAGGCAGCAGTCGGAGCGGAAAGAAGCCTCTACCTTTGGGGTCGACATGCCCGGCATCGACCGCAAAACCAAAACCGTTGCCATACCCGATGATTTGAGAGCGGCACTGCAGGAAGTGGAGCTGTTGAAGAATTTTGAACGACTGGCGTTTACGCACCGCAAAGAGTACGTAGTAGCGGTGCTGGAGGCGAAGCGGCCCGAAACCAGAGCCAGCCGTGTTGCCAAAGCGGTGGAAGGCGTTGCGAAACTGGCGGCAAAGCAGGTGTAA
- a CDS encoding prolyl oligopeptidase family serine peptidase: protein MKRTTVFLLAGGLTAVSACKSSQTDTTATGMTTETNTTSATAQAAEEAKALDYPDTKKVDQVDDYFGTKVADPYRWQETHDAALDEWIEEQNEVTKEYLSDIDFRDNIKNRLTEIWNYPKYGAPFKEGGKYYFFKNDGLQNQSVLYVQESLEAEPKVFFDPNKLSDDGTVALTSLQFSKDGKYLAYGTSSGGSDWNTYHLMETATGKKLDDQIEWVKFSSPSWSGNGFFYSRYDAPTEGNKLANKNEYHKVYYHKIGTPQSQDQLVYEDKKNALRNFYGQTTEDERFLLLNVSEGASGANALSYKDLKDPKSTIKPIIENFESQYSVIDNVGDKLLVMTNKNAPRYRLVLIDPKKPQEQNWKTIIPESQNVLEGVSSVGGRLVATYMKDATSQVVVYDMNGKQLNTVELPTLGTVGGFNGDKDDKEVFFTFTSFTYPPTIFRYDIATNKVTQFRKTEVNVDTDAFETKQVFYTSKDGTKVPMFIVHKKGLELNGQNPTYLYAYGGFNISMTPSFSIANMLWLENGGVYAMPNLRGGGEYGEDWHKAGMTPNKQNVFDDFIGAAEYLISQKYTSSEKLAVAGGSNGGLLVGAFMTQRPELAKVALPAVGVMDMLRFHKFTIGWAWVPEYGSSDDAAQFKNLQAFSPLHNIKEGVKYPATLVKTADHDDRVVPAHSFKFISELQDKGAPGNPYLIRVDVRAGHGAGKPTSLVIQEYADTYAFIYKNMGVNPYQNQ, encoded by the coding sequence ATGAAAAGGACAACTGTATTTCTGCTAGCCGGCGGCCTCACGGCTGTGTCGGCTTGCAAATCATCTCAAACGGACACAACTGCCACAGGCATGACAACAGAAACAAATACAACTTCTGCCACCGCACAGGCGGCAGAAGAAGCAAAGGCACTTGATTACCCTGATACTAAAAAAGTAGATCAGGTAGACGATTACTTCGGCACTAAAGTGGCCGATCCGTACCGCTGGCAGGAAACGCACGACGCAGCGCTGGACGAGTGGATTGAGGAGCAGAACGAGGTGACAAAGGAGTACCTAAGCGACATCGACTTCCGCGACAACATCAAGAACCGCCTTACCGAAATCTGGAATTACCCGAAGTATGGCGCCCCTTTTAAAGAAGGCGGCAAGTACTACTTCTTTAAAAACGATGGCCTGCAGAACCAAAGTGTGCTGTATGTGCAGGAGAGCCTGGAGGCTGAGCCAAAGGTGTTCTTCGACCCGAACAAGCTGAGTGACGATGGCACGGTAGCGCTTACCTCGCTGCAGTTCTCCAAAGACGGGAAGTACTTGGCCTACGGTACCTCCAGCGGCGGCTCTGATTGGAACACCTACCACTTAATGGAAACGGCAACCGGTAAAAAACTGGACGATCAGATTGAGTGGGTGAAATTCTCCAGCCCGAGCTGGAGCGGCAACGGCTTCTTCTACAGCCGCTACGATGCCCCAACCGAAGGAAACAAGCTGGCCAATAAGAACGAGTACCATAAAGTATACTACCACAAAATCGGCACGCCGCAGAGCCAGGACCAACTGGTGTATGAGGACAAGAAGAACGCACTGCGCAACTTCTACGGCCAGACCACGGAAGACGAGCGCTTCCTGCTGCTGAATGTTTCGGAGGGAGCGAGCGGGGCCAACGCCTTGTCGTACAAAGACCTGAAGGACCCGAAGTCAACCATCAAACCGATCATCGAAAACTTTGAGAGCCAGTACAGTGTGATTGACAACGTGGGCGATAAACTGCTGGTGATGACGAACAAAAACGCGCCGCGCTACCGCCTGGTGCTCATCGACCCGAAAAAGCCGCAGGAGCAGAACTGGAAAACCATTATTCCGGAGTCGCAGAACGTGCTGGAGGGCGTGTCGAGCGTGGGCGGCCGTTTGGTAGCCACGTACATGAAGGACGCGACGAGCCAGGTGGTGGTGTACGATATGAACGGCAAGCAGCTGAACACCGTGGAACTGCCAACGCTTGGCACAGTGGGCGGCTTCAACGGCGACAAAGACGACAAGGAAGTGTTCTTTACCTTCACCTCGTTTACGTACCCGCCAACCATTTTCCGCTACGACATTGCAACCAACAAAGTAACGCAGTTCCGCAAAACGGAAGTGAACGTAGACACGGACGCCTTCGAGACGAAGCAGGTGTTTTATACTTCAAAGGACGGCACGAAAGTGCCGATGTTTATCGTGCACAAGAAGGGCCTGGAGCTGAACGGCCAGAATCCGACGTACCTGTACGCCTACGGTGGCTTTAACATCTCCATGACACCTAGCTTCAGTATTGCCAACATGCTGTGGCTCGAGAACGGTGGTGTGTACGCCATGCCGAACCTGCGTGGTGGAGGCGAGTACGGCGAAGACTGGCACAAGGCCGGTATGACACCGAACAAGCAGAACGTGTTTGATGACTTCATCGGGGCGGCCGAGTACCTGATCAGCCAGAAGTATACTTCCTCTGAAAAGTTGGCCGTGGCTGGTGGCTCTAACGGTGGTTTGCTGGTAGGTGCTTTCATGACACAGCGCCCTGAGCTGGCGAAAGTAGCGCTGCCTGCCGTTGGTGTGATGGACATGCTGCGCTTCCACAAGTTCACGATTGGGTGGGCCTGGGTGCCGGAATACGGTTCTTCTGACGATGCCGCGCAGTTCAAGAACCTGCAGGCGTTCTCGCCACTGCACAACATCAAAGAAGGCGTGAAATACCCGGCAACGCTGGTGAAGACCGCTGACCACGACGACCGTGTGGTGCCGGCGCACTCGTTCAAGTTTATATCTGAGCTGCAGGACAAAGGCGCACCGGGCAACCCATACTTAATCCGGGTAGATGTGCGTGCGGGCCACGGTGCCGGTAAGCCAACTTCGCTCGTAATTCAGGAGTACGCCGATACGTATGCGTTCATCTACAAGAACATGGGCGTAAACCCGTATCAGAACCAGTAA
- a CDS encoding 2OG-Fe(II) oxygenase, with amino-acid sequence MFDELEDEKLLQKFEQIADRLSEKGYAIVDNFLEPQEVRNLLDVLTHHQEQGTFKKAGIGAADQFTVDKEVRGDFIRWIEPAEALPPTQVFLNRMNEVMRYINRTCFLGLKDYEFHFTVYPPGTVYKRHIDQFKENDHRRLSFICYLNEDWKPEHGGNLRLYLPQDDGSEETVDILPIAGRLACFRADLIPHEVLVATRHRYSLTGWMLDQLNELTFL; translated from the coding sequence ATGTTTGACGAACTGGAAGACGAGAAACTGCTGCAAAAGTTTGAGCAGATAGCCGATAGGCTGTCGGAGAAAGGGTACGCCATCGTGGATAACTTCCTGGAGCCGCAGGAGGTGCGCAACCTGCTGGACGTGCTCACGCATCACCAGGAGCAGGGCACCTTTAAAAAAGCTGGCATTGGGGCTGCCGATCAGTTTACGGTGGACAAAGAGGTGCGCGGGGATTTTATTCGCTGGATTGAGCCTGCCGAAGCGCTGCCGCCTACCCAGGTGTTCCTGAACCGCATGAACGAGGTGATGCGCTACATCAACCGCACCTGTTTCCTGGGCCTGAAAGACTACGAGTTCCACTTTACGGTATACCCGCCCGGAACTGTGTACAAACGCCACATCGATCAGTTTAAGGAAAACGACCACCGCCGCCTGTCCTTTATCTGCTACCTGAACGAGGATTGGAAGCCGGAGCACGGTGGAAACCTGCGCTTATACTTGCCACAGGACGACGGCTCTGAAGAAACGGTGGATATTCTGCCAATCGCCGGTCGCCTCGCCTGCTTCCGCGCCGACCTGATTCCGCACGAAGTACTCGTAGCCACCCGCCACCGCTACAGCCTCACCGGCTGGATGCTGGACCAACTGAATGAGCTAACGTTTTTGTAG
- a CDS encoding DUF5362 family protein, with product MPTAADYLSQAAKWGKFLAIVGFVIVGLMVLVGLFAGASMGALMNGGMGNTAGVGSIIGGGFFTVIYLLFALLYFLPIFYLYRFSSKAQLALNEQSEAAINEAFKNLKSLLKFMGILTIVFLAFYGLALLFMVLGMGIGKMM from the coding sequence ATGCCTACCGCTGCCGACTACCTGAGCCAGGCAGCCAAATGGGGCAAATTTTTAGCTATTGTGGGCTTTGTAATAGTAGGGCTGATGGTACTGGTGGGCCTGTTCGCTGGCGCTTCCATGGGCGCTTTGATGAATGGCGGCATGGGGAACACGGCGGGCGTTGGTAGCATCATCGGCGGCGGATTCTTTACCGTTATTTACCTGCTTTTTGCCTTGCTCTACTTTCTGCCGATCTTCTACCTGTACCGTTTCTCCAGCAAAGCGCAACTGGCCCTGAACGAGCAAAGCGAAGCAGCGATAAACGAAGCTTTTAAGAACCTGAAATCACTGCTCAAGTTCATGGGCATCCTCACCATTGTCTTCCTGGCTTTCTATGGTTTGGCACTTCTGTTTATGGTACTGGGCATGGGAATCGGAAAGATGATGTAG
- a CDS encoding TonB-dependent receptor: protein MYLTLLLLLQVPPLWAHTLPDTLAGNAEQNCGLTLSGKTLDHDTREVLIGATVHIPELDKTAASDAYGNYHFHHLCQGTYTMIVTYVGYETERYTLKMVNSAVRDLQLHANPRTLGTVEVTGSHLKEMAQSQQTISGRELAETRGLALAETLRGIAGVTTLQTGPTISKPVIHGMHSNRVLLLNNGVRQEGQQWGAEHAPEIDPFVASEMKVIKGAAGVRYGADAIGGVIIVEPKPLRTEPGIGGEVHLLGSTNNRQLATSATLEGNVAGIPPLSWRLQGTLRKAGNSRTPDYYLENTGLEEQNFSAAVGYKKETYGAELFVSQFNTKLGILRESHIGNVTDLENAIARGRPSNADNASFTYKINRPYQDVQHSLLKAKGYWQLGEAGRLEFVYGWQRNLREEYDVHRSNSSALPSLQLTLNTHTTEAVFQHRPFGNFSGSVGINTIYQKNTYLYSDFLPYFTGVTAGVFAIEKWQKDRLQLEAGLRYDYKHLEVKRFAARNVLEKPTYNFNNVSGTLGAIYDVGYHLSFGLSATSAWRAPGANELFSQGVHHSAATYERGDPTLESEQAYNFELSVDYFNNARLNGTLSLYHNFINNYIYLSPLPEPVLTIRGAFPAFQYRQADATFKGVDLSLDYKLLTGLVLESKTALLYARNLDTDDYLIYMPANRFDNSLRYEFGQNGGQKKLSDAYVSFGGTYVTEQERVPVRTEEDFAPAPESYFLLHAEAGTTLHFGKQAVEIGITGNNLLNTTYRQYLNKLRYFADEPGRLLMFRIRVPLNFTKS, encoded by the coding sequence TTGTACCTGACGCTGCTACTTCTGCTACAGGTACCGCCGCTGTGGGCACATACGCTGCCTGATACGCTTGCTGGCAATGCTGAGCAGAATTGTGGCCTTACCCTGTCGGGAAAGACACTGGACCACGATACCCGCGAGGTGCTTATCGGGGCAACGGTGCACATCCCGGAACTGGACAAGACTGCAGCTTCCGATGCCTATGGGAATTACCATTTCCACCACTTATGCCAGGGCACCTACACGATGATAGTCACCTATGTGGGCTACGAAACGGAGCGGTACACGCTTAAGATGGTGAACTCTGCCGTGCGCGACCTGCAACTACATGCCAACCCCAGAACTCTAGGCACTGTGGAGGTAACAGGCTCGCACTTAAAGGAGATGGCGCAGTCGCAGCAGACGATTTCGGGCAGGGAATTGGCGGAAACGCGGGGGCTGGCGCTGGCGGAAACGCTGCGGGGCATTGCCGGCGTAACTACGCTGCAAACTGGGCCTACCATCTCCAAACCCGTCATACATGGCATGCACAGCAACCGCGTGCTGCTGCTGAACAACGGTGTGCGGCAGGAGGGGCAGCAATGGGGAGCGGAGCACGCGCCGGAGATAGACCCGTTTGTGGCCTCTGAGATGAAGGTGATAAAGGGAGCGGCAGGCGTACGCTACGGGGCCGATGCCATTGGCGGGGTAATTATTGTGGAGCCGAAACCGCTGCGCACGGAGCCCGGCATTGGAGGCGAAGTGCACCTGTTGGGCAGCACGAACAACCGGCAACTGGCCACCTCTGCTACACTGGAAGGGAACGTGGCGGGTATTCCGCCGCTTAGCTGGCGCCTGCAGGGCACGCTGCGCAAGGCTGGCAACAGCCGCACACCAGACTATTATTTGGAGAACACGGGTCTGGAGGAGCAGAACTTTTCGGCGGCAGTAGGCTACAAGAAGGAGACGTATGGCGCAGAGCTGTTCGTGAGCCAGTTTAACACGAAGCTAGGCATCCTACGGGAGTCGCATATCGGTAACGTAACCGATTTGGAGAACGCGATTGCGCGGGGCAGGCCCAGCAATGCAGACAATGCATCCTTCACCTACAAGATCAACCGCCCGTACCAGGACGTGCAGCACAGTTTGCTGAAGGCGAAAGGGTACTGGCAGTTGGGGGAGGCCGGCAGGCTGGAGTTTGTGTATGGCTGGCAGCGCAACCTGCGCGAGGAGTATGATGTGCACCGCAGCAACAGCAGCGCGTTGCCCTCGCTTCAGCTTACCCTTAACACGCATACTACTGAGGCCGTTTTTCAGCACAGGCCCTTTGGCAACTTCAGCGGCTCGGTGGGCATCAACACTATCTATCAGAAAAACACCTACCTCTACAGCGATTTCCTGCCCTACTTTACGGGGGTAACGGCTGGTGTTTTCGCGATTGAGAAATGGCAGAAAGACAGGCTGCAGTTGGAGGCTGGTTTGCGTTACGATTACAAGCACCTGGAGGTAAAGCGTTTTGCGGCCAGAAATGTACTGGAGAAACCCACGTATAATTTCAACAATGTATCCGGTACGTTGGGAGCTATCTATGATGTGGGCTATCACCTTTCCTTCGGGTTAAGTGCCACTTCGGCCTGGCGTGCACCGGGCGCTAACGAGCTTTTCAGCCAGGGCGTGCATCACAGTGCCGCCACCTACGAGCGGGGCGACCCGACGCTGGAATCAGAGCAGGCGTATAACTTTGAGCTGTCGGTTGATTACTTTAACAATGCCCGCTTAAACGGCACGTTGAGTCTGTATCACAACTTTATCAACAATTATATTTACCTGTCGCCATTGCCGGAGCCGGTACTCACTATCCGAGGGGCGTTTCCAGCGTTTCAGTACAGGCAGGCCGATGCCACCTTTAAAGGCGTAGACCTGAGCCTGGATTATAAACTGTTGACGGGGCTGGTGCTGGAGTCTAAAACCGCGCTGCTGTACGCCCGCAATCTGGACACGGACGATTACCTGATTTACATGCCAGCCAACCGCTTCGACAACAGCCTTAGGTATGAGTTCGGCCAGAATGGTGGGCAAAAGAAGCTGTCGGATGCCTATGTCTCCTTCGGGGGCACTTATGTAACTGAGCAGGAGCGAGTGCCTGTCAGAACGGAGGAGGATTTTGCCCCTGCTCCTGAAAGCTACTTTCTGCTGCATGCCGAGGCGGGCACTACACTACATTTTGGCAAGCAGGCAGTAGAGATCGGGATAACAGGAAATAACCTGCTTAACACCACCTACCGGCAGTACCTGAACAAGCTGCGCTACTTTGCCGATGAGCCGGGACGCCTGCTGATGTTCCGCATCCGGGTGCCGCTGAATTTTACTAAATCTTAA
- a CDS encoding sugar phosphate nucleotidyltransferase: MKVVIPLAGVGTKLRPHTHTQPKSLVPVADNTILGHIIEKLLEAGITDFVFIIGYLGEKVEQYVRRKYPQVNAQFVVQEPREGLGHALWIARHTFENEPDLLIMLGDAIVDVDLQPILAAPYSVLGVKKVAKPSLFGVTEMGQDEFVTKVIEKPKIPKSNFALVGLYKIMQPQKLIASLEHLITEDLRTQGEYHLTDALMHMIRNGEKMVPWSVDHWFDCGRKETLLQANATLLARPKFRDRDYSKLCPGCIIIPPVSIGENCSISNSIIGPNVAIGDNTSVGNCILSNSIIGSYSELRYAVMQDSIIGSDATFRGFSHSLNIGDSTEINFSQ; this comes from the coding sequence ATGAAAGTAGTTATACCCCTTGCAGGAGTTGGTACAAAGCTTAGGCCGCACACGCACACGCAGCCTAAGTCGTTGGTGCCTGTAGCGGATAATACCATACTTGGCCACATCATTGAGAAGCTGCTGGAGGCAGGCATCACCGACTTTGTATTCATCATCGGGTACCTGGGCGAGAAGGTGGAGCAGTACGTGCGGCGGAAGTACCCGCAGGTAAACGCACAGTTTGTGGTGCAGGAGCCCCGCGAAGGGTTGGGGCATGCCCTTTGGATAGCCCGCCATACCTTTGAGAACGAACCGGATTTGCTGATCATGCTCGGCGATGCCATTGTGGATGTGGACCTGCAGCCGATCCTGGCGGCGCCATACTCGGTGCTGGGTGTAAAGAAAGTAGCCAAGCCCTCGCTTTTCGGTGTGACGGAGATGGGGCAGGATGAATTTGTGACGAAGGTGATTGAGAAGCCCAAGATCCCGAAGTCGAACTTTGCACTGGTGGGCCTTTACAAAATCATGCAGCCGCAAAAGCTGATCGCCTCGCTGGAGCACCTCATCACCGAGGACCTGCGCACGCAGGGCGAGTACCACCTGACAGACGCGCTGATGCACATGATCCGGAACGGCGAGAAGATGGTGCCCTGGAGCGTGGATCACTGGTTCGACTGCGGCCGAAAGGAAACCTTGCTGCAGGCAAACGCCACGCTGCTGGCCCGCCCCAAGTTCCGCGACCGCGACTACAGCAAACTTTGCCCCGGTTGCATCATCATTCCGCCGGTAAGTATAGGCGAGAACTGCAGCATCTCCAATTCCATCATCGGCCCCAATGTGGCCATTGGTGATAATACGTCTGTGGGTAACTGCATCCTAAGCAACTCTATCATAGGTTCCTACTCAGAACTGCGGTATGCAGTCATGCAGGATTCTATTATCGGCAGCGACGCCACGTTCCGGGGCTTCAGCCACAGCCTCAACATCGGCGATAGCACCGAGATCAACTTTTCGCAGTAA
- a CDS encoding DUF4286 family protein produces MILYNETISIDNAVAEEWLQWMKEVHIPAVMGTGYFLGNQISRLLHEIANDGTTYAVQYTCRNLADLEEYQSEREGELEARHHNRYNGKYVIFRSMLEVVAKDVERED; encoded by the coding sequence ATGATTTTGTACAACGAGACGATAAGCATAGACAACGCCGTAGCAGAGGAGTGGCTGCAGTGGATGAAAGAAGTACACATTCCCGCCGTAATGGGCACGGGGTATTTTCTGGGCAACCAGATCAGCCGCCTGCTGCACGAGATCGCGAATGACGGCACCACCTACGCCGTACAGTACACCTGCCGCAACCTCGCCGACCTGGAAGAATACCAAAGCGAACGCGAAGGGGAACTGGAGGCCCGCCACCACAACCGCTACAATGGCAAGTATGTGATTTTCCGCTCTATGCTGGAGGTAGTGGCCAAAGATGTGGAGCGCGAAGACTAA
- a CDS encoding TPM domain-containing protein: MPKDTITPADEQQIMAAIKEAEMLTSGEIRVHIESNCEIDVLDRATEVFAELHMHQTEQRNGVLFYVALEDHQFAVLGDAGINASVPDHFWEDITAEVISYFKKKKYAAGLARGIRMAGEQLQAHFPYNRHEDTNELSDDVSFGD, from the coding sequence ATGCCAAAAGACACCATTACCCCAGCCGATGAGCAGCAGATAATGGCCGCTATAAAAGAGGCGGAAATGCTAACCTCCGGCGAAATAAGGGTACATATAGAAAGCAACTGCGAAATAGATGTGCTGGACCGCGCCACCGAAGTATTTGCGGAACTGCACATGCACCAGACGGAACAGCGCAATGGCGTGCTGTTTTACGTGGCCCTCGAAGACCACCAGTTTGCCGTACTTGGCGACGCTGGTATCAACGCTTCCGTGCCCGACCATTTCTGGGAGGACATCACGGCAGAGGTTATCAGTTATTTCAAGAAAAAGAAGTATGCCGCCGGGTTAGCACGTGGCATACGTATGGCCGGAGAGCAGTTGCAGGCTCACTTCCCTTACAACCGCCACGAAGATACGAACGAACTGAGCGATGACGTATCGTTCGGAGACTAA